One window from the genome of Spirochaetota bacterium encodes:
- the rpsR gene encoding 30S ribosomal protein S18 has translation MSEEIKHDETIDSQDNINLQEAKPEAVAPEDDDKVLATAVQVQRIPKFKKKVCRFCEDPNLAIDYKNPDLLVRFITDRGKILPRRITGTCAKHQRHLARAIKRARIIALLPFVVK, from the coding sequence ATGAGCGAAGAAATTAAACATGATGAAACTATAGATTCACAGGACAATATTAATCTTCAGGAAGCTAAACCAGAAGCTGTAGCCCCTGAGGATGATGATAAGGTGCTGGCAACAGCTGTTCAGGTGCAGCGAATACCAAAATTCAAGAAAAAAGTATGCCGTTTCTGCGAAGATCCAAACTTAGCTATCGATTACAAAAATCCGGATTTACTGGTCAGGTTTATTACCGACAGAGGTAAAATACTTCCACGGCGGATTACGGGAACCTGTGCAAAGCATCAGCGCCATTTGGCACGTGCTATTAAGCGTGCTCGTATTATAGCATTGTTGCCGTTTGTTGTAAAATAA
- the ssb gene encoding single-stranded DNA-binding protein, with amino-acid sequence MAGDLNKVILVGRVVRDPELRYTPGGSAVVSFSVANNRIYLKNNEKQEVVSFFNCVAWGKLAETVANYCKKGQQLALEGRLQQRSWQDKEGNKRSTVEIVAESLQFLGGKQQSDSQVTIEQDEPVDINSDQPFADDEIPF; translated from the coding sequence ATGGCCGGTGATTTAAACAAGGTTATACTGGTAGGAAGAGTTGTCAGGGATCCTGAGTTGCGATATACTCCGGGTGGGTCAGCTGTTGTTTCCTTTTCAGTGGCCAATAACAGGATTTACTTAAAGAATAACGAAAAGCAAGAAGTTGTTTCGTTCTTTAATTGTGTTGCATGGGGTAAGTTGGCTGAAACTGTTGCCAATTATTGTAAAAAGGGCCAGCAACTGGCATTGGAAGGAAGACTGCAGCAGAGGTCCTGGCAGGATAAAGAAGGCAACAAACGGTCAACTGTGGAAATAGTTGCTGAATCGTTACAATTTCTGGGTGGCAAACAGCAGTCTGATTCACAGGTTACTATCGAACAGGATGAACCTGTTGATATTAATAGCGATCAGCCATTTGCTGATGATGAGATACCATTTTAA
- the rpsF gene encoding 30S ribosomal protein S6 gives MNKYELIVILRPSDKLESLKEKVREILKKNQVVIESDEPWGIRSLAYTIDKANDGYYEYFIAQINPTSVSSIIAEFRLQPDILRYLFVKLPKLSKTA, from the coding sequence ATGAACAAATACGAATTAATAGTCATATTGCGGCCTTCGGACAAGCTGGAATCGCTTAAAGAAAAGGTCCGTGAAATTTTAAAGAAAAATCAGGTTGTTATTGAATCTGATGAACCATGGGGTATACGTAGTTTAGCGTATACTATCGATAAGGCAAATGATGGTTACTATGAATATTTTATTGCTCAGATAAATCCAACATCGGTTAGTAGCATCATTGCCGAATTCAGATTGCAGCCGGATATCCTCCGATATCTTTTTGTTAAACTCCCAAAACTAAGTAAGACAGCGTAA